In one Pyxidicoccus xibeiensis genomic region, the following are encoded:
- a CDS encoding NmrA family NAD(P)-binding protein has protein sequence MSSNDSVLVTAATGRQGGATARALLAEGSTSVRVMVRNPEAPNARALAAAGAEVVVGDLDDPASLRAACAGARAVFSMQSPIVSATGVDYSKERQQGRNLVEAALAEGVGTFVHTATSGVGDHRNVEGWAEGRWKSHEEYWENKLATCDLVRSAGFQHWTLILPATFMDHPMLEPAGSVDGRRLTTVIRIDQPIALVAPEDIGKAAAAAIRAPATFNGVTLQLAGDVLTLPQVAEVLSRLDGKEYVVQSGTVDEAVAAGLHPGVAQGMTYMNVAPVLARPEIARSYGLSPMSFDTWVRQRRGMN, from the coding sequence ATGAGCAGCAACGATTCCGTTCTCGTCACCGCCGCCACAGGGCGACAGGGCGGCGCCACCGCCCGGGCGCTGCTGGCCGAAGGCAGCACTTCGGTGCGCGTGATGGTGCGCAATCCGGAGGCGCCCAACGCCAGGGCCCTCGCGGCGGCTGGCGCCGAGGTGGTCGTCGGGGACCTCGACGATCCGGCGTCGTTGCGCGCCGCCTGCGCCGGGGCTCGGGCGGTCTTCTCGATGCAGTCCCCCATCGTCTCAGCCACCGGTGTCGACTACAGCAAGGAGCGCCAGCAAGGGAGGAACCTCGTCGAGGCCGCGCTTGCCGAGGGCGTCGGGACGTTCGTGCACACCGCGACGTCGGGCGTCGGAGACCACCGCAACGTCGAGGGCTGGGCGGAGGGGCGCTGGAAGTCGCACGAGGAGTATTGGGAGAACAAGCTCGCCACCTGTGACCTCGTACGCAGCGCGGGCTTCCAGCACTGGACCCTCATCCTGCCCGCCACTTTCATGGATCATCCCATGTTGGAGCCCGCCGGCTCCGTCGACGGGCGCCGGTTGACCACGGTGATCAGGATCGATCAGCCCATCGCGTTGGTCGCGCCAGAGGACATCGGCAAGGCGGCCGCGGCGGCGATCCGTGCTCCTGCGACGTTCAACGGTGTGACGCTGCAGCTCGCAGGTGACGTGCTCACGCTTCCTCAGGTCGCCGAGGTCCTCTCGCGCCTCGACGGCAAGGAGTACGTCGTCCAGTCCGGCACGGTCGACGAGGCCGTCGCGGCCGGCCTGCATCCCGGCGTGGCGCAGGGCATGACGTACATGAACGTCGCCCCGGTGCTGGCACGGCCCGAGATCGCGCGTTCCTACGGCCTTTCGCCCATGAGCTTCGACACCTGGGTGCGCCAGCGGCGCGGGATGAACTGA
- a CDS encoding TetR/AcrR family transcriptional regulator yields the protein MEHVKPLRADGQRNRERIVAAAAELVGRDGAQVSLEEIARRAGVGSATLHRHFPSRQALLEAVFRDGVAQLCARAAAQPGEDSSAELAAWLEELTVYTATHRGLAAALLTGPDGLSAEEICCTDMLLDVLNVLVARASAVGAIHARATAEDLMMLANAIAVANEGDPRAARRVLRLALTGIRP from the coding sequence GTGGAGCATGTGAAGCCGTTGCGAGCGGACGGGCAACGCAACCGGGAGCGGATTGTCGCGGCCGCCGCGGAGCTGGTCGGCAGGGATGGCGCGCAGGTGTCGCTCGAGGAGATCGCGCGGCGGGCGGGGGTCGGCTCGGCGACCCTGCACCGGCACTTCCCGTCGCGGCAGGCGCTGTTGGAGGCGGTATTCCGCGATGGTGTCGCGCAGCTCTGTGCGCGGGCCGCCGCGCAACCGGGCGAGGATTCCTCCGCCGAGTTGGCGGCCTGGCTCGAGGAATTGACGGTCTACACGGCGACCCACCGCGGGCTTGCCGCGGCTCTGCTGACCGGCCCGGATGGCCTCTCGGCCGAAGAAATCTGCTGCACCGACATGCTGCTCGACGTGTTGAACGTGCTGGTGGCGCGGGCGTCAGCGGTGGGCGCGATTCACGCCCGCGCCACAGCGGAGGACCTGATGATGCTGGCGAACGCGATCGCCGTCGCCAACGAAGGCGATCCGCGCGCCGCGCGCCGCGTGCTGCGCCTCGCGCTCACCGGCATCCGGCCGTGA